One window of Papio anubis isolate 15944 chromosome 10, Panubis1.0, whole genome shotgun sequence genomic DNA carries:
- the DLX1 gene encoding homeobox protein DLX-1 isoform X1, with amino-acid sequence MTMTTMPESLNSPVSGKAVFMEFGPPNQQMSPSPMSHGHYSMHCLHSAGHSQPDGAYSSASSFSRPLGYPYVNSVSSHASSPYISSVQSYPGSASLAQSRLEDPGADSEKSTVVEGGEVRFNGKGKKIRKPRTIYSSLQLQALNRRFQQTQYLALPERAELAASLGLTQTQVKIWFQNKRSKFKKLMKQGGAALEGSALANGRALSAGSPPVPPGWNPNSSSGKGSGGNAGSYIPSYTSWYPSAHQEAMQQPQLM; translated from the exons ATGACCATGACCACCATGCCAGAAAGTCTCAACAGCCCCGTGTCGGGCAAGGCGGTGTTTATGGAGTTTGGGCCGCCCAACCAGCAAATGTCTCCTTCTCCCATGTCCCACGGGCACTACTCCATGCACTGTTTACACTCGGCGGGCCATTCGCAGCCCGACGGCGCCTACAGCTCAGCCTCGTCCTTCTCCCGACCGCTGGGCTACCCCTACGTCAACTCGGTCAGCAGCCACGCTTCCAGCCCCTACATCAGTTCGGTGCAGTCCTACCCGGGCAGCGCCAGCCTCGCCCAGAGCCGCCTGGAGGACCCAG GGGCGGACTCGGAGAAGAGCACGGTGGTGGAAGGCGGTGAAGTGCGCTTCAATGGCAAGGGAAAAAAGATCCGTAAACCCAGGACGATTTATTCCAGTTTGCAGTTGCAGGCTTTGAACCGGAGGTTCCAGCAAACTCAGTACCTAGCTCTGCCGGAGAGGGCGGAGCTCGCGGCCTCTTTGGGACTCACACAGACTCAG GTCAAGATCTGGTTCCAAAACAAGCGATCCAAGTTCAAGAAGCTgatgaagcagggtggggcggcTCTAGAGGGTAGCGCGTTGGCCAACGGCCGGGCCCTGTCTGCTGGCTCCCCACCCGTGCCGCCCGGCTGGAACCCTAACTCTTCATCCGGGAAGGGCTCAGGCGGAAACGCGGGCTCCTATATCCCCAGCTACACATCGTGGTACCCTTCAGCGCACCAAGAAGCTATGCAGCAACCGCAACTTATGTGA
- the DLX1 gene encoding homeobox protein DLX-1 isoform X2, translated as MTMTTMPESLNSPVSGKAVFMEFGPPNQQMSPSPMSHGHYSMHCLHSAGHSQPDGAYSSASSFSRPLGYPYVNSVSSHASSPYISSVQSYPGSASLAQSRLEDPGQDLVPKQAIQVQEADEAGWGGSRG; from the exons ATGACCATGACCACCATGCCAGAAAGTCTCAACAGCCCCGTGTCGGGCAAGGCGGTGTTTATGGAGTTTGGGCCGCCCAACCAGCAAATGTCTCCTTCTCCCATGTCCCACGGGCACTACTCCATGCACTGTTTACACTCGGCGGGCCATTCGCAGCCCGACGGCGCCTACAGCTCAGCCTCGTCCTTCTCCCGACCGCTGGGCTACCCCTACGTCAACTCGGTCAGCAGCCACGCTTCCAGCCCCTACATCAGTTCGGTGCAGTCCTACCCGGGCAGCGCCAGCCTCGCCCAGAGCCGCCTGGAGGACCCAG GTCAAGATCTGGTTCCAAAACAAGCGATCCAAGTTCAAGAAGCTgatgaagcagggtggggcggcTCTAGAGGGTAG